In Quercus robur chromosome 11, dhQueRobu3.1, whole genome shotgun sequence, the sequence TCATATAGTAGTTTCTTCCTTGACTATGATCAAGACCAAGTTTGTGGTAGGATAATACATATTAGTGAcatcttgaatttttatttttttataggtggACAAGGCTCAAGGGAGGAAACATTGCTCGTAGTCCACTTCTAGGATTTACAGATGGCCTTCACATTCGTATCACTAAAAAGAGTAGTTAAAAGACATTCTTATTTCTTGCAAAATAATAACTGGATTTACTAATAGgatattctatatttaaatgagaagttccgatttcacaaaaaaataattggataCTTATCCAAATGTACCAATATTTTCTTGGGTTAGAATGTCTCTTTATTTCAtgtgtttttctctctcaaaattccgGTTTGTAATGTATTTAATGCCTAAGTGTGTGTGAGGAAACATGTTATGTGTTACAACTTACATGTTTACTTTAGTGTGTGTGAGGAAACATGTTATGTGTTACAACTTACATGTTTACTTTGAGCAATATCTGGacgagtccaaatcttctatcccCCTTTTCCTGCTCCACTCTATGCTTCACTAATAAAAACTTGTCACATgttcacttaattaattaattattaccattaattaataatggtagtattaataagtcaataatggtagtatttaattagTTAGGTGAACATGTgataagtttttattggtgaagTATAGAGTGGAGTAAGAAAAGTGGGACAAAAAATTTGGACTCTGTTTGGACTTCTCAAATTGAATAAATTGATCTTAAAGTTTGTTGAATTTACTAACAATTCATAGCATTTGAAAAGTTTAATTcactataataaaaaatgaaatattaaaaaaaaaatttactgacAAAATTTATAGATTGATTTAAGTCTCACTAATCATTAATGTGTTGTGTGGATTTGAAGTGACTATGTTTAATTTCCATcaaaaagtagaagaagaagaagaagaaatgattAGGTTTAATATGTTAGTGGAAAATTTATAACACATGTATTTTTGTCGGACCAAAATCCTAGAAGCATAAAAATGTCATGTGGTTTATTCGTTAATTCGGttgaattgaattgaagaaTGGGAAATACAACACCAAAGAAGTGAAAGAGCTGtacctaaattaaattatggtTTTTTGGGGACCTGACAATGGATGAAAGAGCCATTATGAGGAAAGGGCATATATGACtataccaataaaataaaaacatgcaagAAGGGAAGGGAACAAACTTATATTGAAAAAACTAAGCTCAACAAGTTGAAGTAATTACTAGAAAGTAGCAACAGCCCAAAGACCTAGaggaaattgatattttatatgaatttatatgattttattgaaaagaagaataagtcttattttattttattttattttttgcgaAAGAATTCAATAAAATCTTATTCCACAATACTAATCTAGTTTAAAAATGCATAAACATgctgtccattttttttttttttttttggacaaggAACATTATGAGATTATGGAATATACTTTTATTAGGTACCCATAAAAGagtagaagagaaaaaaatttagctacatTCTGAACCAGTTGGAGGGCTCAGTGTGTCACTGTATTTTTATTACTTGAATTCGATCGACAAAAGAAACACGCCATTCTTTATTCTTATCAAGGAAGTTAAACTCATTGTACAAGTAATTGTACTATTTTTTAGGAATGGCTTCCCTCAGTATAAACTCCTTTTGTTTTTACTATACAACATAACACAAGTTCATCCTCCCCGAAATTTTATCAAAGCAGAAGGAAAAATTTAACTAGACAACATAATATataccaaaaaataagaaaatatttcattGCATGATTAGTGCcagttatttttttaacagtTGGTACAGACAGATTGTGGTAGTTGGGTACTTTGGATTAAAAGCCCCTATTCAACGAAAAGAAAGATAAGCCTCAAATTAAAAGTCTATTATTAACattttaagaacaaataattaataaattaattttacattattttttgtgatataattcctcaaattaagggataatatttagcAGTTATTTAATTTAGATCAAACATATCATTTATacttcaaaaattttatattatattcaaactaaaagcctattataaaaaattctaaacttaaatgGAAGACAAAAACCCATGTCTtctttctaaatatataaacattcTTTTGACTTCTACTctaactaaaagtctattattaaCATCTCCAGaacaactaattagtaaattaatttatattatttgttataatatattttctcaaattaagagataatatttaacaaatatttaatttaaataaaactaaaagtctatcatcaaaatttctaaacttaaatatCACATAATTCACGATACATATCATATCAAATTAtatgctatatatataataataaaaattgagctTAGAATCAGTGGTTGTGCCAAATGACCACTCccactaattagtaaattaattttatattatttattaggatatatttctcaaattaagggatatttaaaaactatttaatttaagtaaaattttatcatttaaactttaacaaatttaaattatatttaaactaaaagtctattataaatatttataaactttAATCTCAAACAACTacccacgttttttttttttttttttttaatcaatgttTTGACTTCTACTCTAACTAAAACtctattatcaatattttaaaaacaactaattaataaattaattatatattattttttatgatataattcttcaaattaagagataatatttagaaattgttcaatttagataaaacttattattaaacttcaacaaatttaaattctagtaTTAATGTTGAATAATGATTTATTGTTCACAGGTAACcctccttttatatataaaaagggatattattttaatcatataACATTCAATAATTCTTTTATCATGGTCACATGTGTGTGTTTGGTATCAACTTATTTAACTTTTGCagattgttttttgttgttaaaaGTAGGCTAAAATATAcatgtacattaaaaaaaaaagattttaaaaagttatacataaaatttaaaagataaaaaaaaaaaggatgaaaccaaacagaaacTATAATATAAgtgggaaaaatattttaatcaatCAATCTTTAACATACGcgttaagttttctattttttgtaatCACTCTTTCTAAGATTCATATGACATAATTACTATATTTACACGCGGCACAAATTTGTCTTGTAGGTGGCACAATACAAATTGTAATTGCCAATTTCATGTATTGGcacactttttatttattaattataattcaaCAATTGAGGGTAagtatatttgaattttgaatgttttaattgaaaacaccaaaataaGCTACAAGACTCTAATCACGTAACAGCACAGAGGACGAATTGATGTTGAAATCTTGAGATTAAGAGTTTGTTTGGGATTAGATGAAAAGTTCagtttatttgagtttttagcattttttgggtactatttatgagtttcattgcattttttggtactatttatgagtcatattatttatgagttccattgtattttttggtactattcatgagtcatATTGTATTATTCAGCTAGcttttgacttttatttttttattttttttataacactttcagcaaaaaaaatttcagtttcagttaAATAAGTTATTCTCAAACGGACCTTGAGTAACCTCTATGACACactttgttgatttaatttctTAGACCCGTGTGCAGCCATTTCTATACTCCTAGACTTCTAGTGGGTGCATGACAATACACACACCCATGCATCATATGAGCGGTGGGTGCATAGAATGCAATTCACCTCCCAAAGGATAACCAACGCATGCTTTCTTACAAGCTTAATGTCCTACACATGATCTCGTGGTCTGGGTCTTGGGATGAGAGACAAATCCTAATGGAAATTCTAGTCCATTTTGTTGACACAAATATGGCTTATTCTTTGTCTCCAGCCAATACGTGAAGCTTTACTTGCATGAATTGGCCAACTAGACTTGCATGATATGtctaaaatgggaaaaaaattcaaatacttggCATAACAATTTATAaagtctaaaacaaaaaaagagatagtATCTTTCTATTCAGATGTGTAATGATGGTTCTGAAAATATACTCGTCCACCCGAGAGGGACGATAGACAAGGATGACGCTGGAATCAGCCCAGCCCAGGAAGAACTGCCTGACAAAGACTCAACCATCGTCCCTCAGTTATGACGAGGCGTTACATAGATAAATAATGGTCTTCAGTACCATTAGAAGATCATTTTGTCCATTTAACACCTCACATGGGCGTTAGAACTTCAACAATGATTCCACCATTAAAGCAAGCCAACGACTAAGAAGAGAGCTCCTATATATGTCCATTGATAAAACCCGACAAAAAggtacacacaaaaaaactttCTAATACATCCACATTACTTTCTTCAAACTCTAGctattctaactttggcatcggaggctcTGTGGCAGGCGCCACACTGGTGACCgtattttcttttcaacttgtCTTTGGATCAAGATAAGTTGCGAACAACCCTCGTTTGGATGAACATCTTTACTGATGATTCAAGCATCATTAgtttggcaccgtctgtggggatGACTCTTGAGCACTCAGTTCAAGAACACAGTTCCATTCCAAACTATAAGTTCAGATGGAGTCCAGCACTAGCCTAGATCCTGCGGCATTGGCCCTACAAATTTAATCACTAGCAGCCACTGTGGAACTCACCAAGCAAAACCAAGAGATGAGGTAGCGGCTGCAGCAAGAGGATAACCACACGGGAATCAACAAGGACGATGAGAAGACTATCACCAGAGACGAACCGGCACTCCAGAAGAAGCAAATTCAGATTTCCTTAGGgaaatgaggaaggagatggacgagATGAGAAACGCTCTCAAGGGAAAGACGGATCAAAGTTTGGATAGAATTGTCAGAAAGACGGATTCACCTTTTACTGTAGCAGTCCAGGAGTGCTCGATACCCTCCAAGTTCCATCTACCCAGCTCGAGCCCTTTGACGGATTAAAAGATCTGTTGGACCATCTAAACTCATTCAAGACAACCCTGGGTCTTTAGCAACCTCCTGATGAGATTCTGTACCGCTCCTTTTCCACTACCCTTAAAAGGCCAGCCAGGGAATGGTTCACCAAATTGCCAACGTCATCCATTGATAACGTCGAACAATTAAGCAGCTCGTTCGTTCATCATTTTGTTGGCGGACAACGTCTGAAAAGGATAGCTAGTCATTTGCTCACGATCAAACAAGGTGAAAAGGACGATAAGGTGCAACTTATGACTTTTAAGGCAGGATTAAAGTCTAGAGATTTTGTGGTTTCCTTGGAAAAAAATCCACCCAAAACGATGGCAGATGCGTTGTTGAAAGCACAAAAGTATATGAACATTGAAGATGCTTTAGCAGCCATAGATGGAGCAGAAAAAccaaaggagaagaagaagggaaaagaagatgatcgaagaggaaaaaaaagagatcgaGTTAACTGACAGAATGAAAAGGAAGTAGACGAAGAGATGACAAAAATCCTCGACTAATGAAGTTCACACATTTAATGGTGCCCATTGACCAGATCTTGACAGAATTAAGAGACGAACCATCTTTTAAATGGCCCAGGCCACTCCACTCATCGCCTAGTGTGCGcgacaagaaaaaataatgttgttttCACAAAAACCACGGGTATTACATAGAGGATTGCCGGGATCTGAAGAAGCAGATAAGAACTCATACAGAAAGGGAAACTACAGAAGTATGTGAAAAGGGGAGATTTCAGCAAATATGGTAAGAAGGATCAGCACGGAGGTTCCCAAAGAAATGAAAATCACCCACCACCTCGTCCACAGATTGCACTAGGGGAGATAAAAATTATCACGGGAGGACCAACTACAGGAGGATCATTCAGGTCCCTCAGAAAGTCACACCAAAGGCAGGTAAACAGTATTCACAGCCTACCTCCCCTGAAACAAAGTCAGACAAACCAAGACATGTGcttctcagaagaagatgccAGAGGAGTAAAACAACCTCATGACGACCCATTAGTCATTATGATCATAATCGAGGGGTTCAATACAAGGAGGGTCTTGGTAGACAATGGGAGCTCGAAGGATATTATCGACCTTTTCGCCTTCCAGCAATTAAAAGTGGACCCTAAAAGGCTTCGTCCTTTCGAGTTACCCCTCATTAGTTTCAGTGGAGACAAGGTGTATCCCCGTGGAATAGTGACGTTGACAGTCACGGCCGGTTCATACCCCCTCCAGGTAACCAATAAACACAATTTTCTAGTGGTAAACTCACCCTCGTCCTACAATGTGATCATAGGACGACTTACCCTCAACTACTGGAGAGCTGCTACTTCCACATActatttgaaggtaaaatttcCAACAGAACAGGGGGTCGGAGAGATAAGAGGAGACTAGGTGTTGGCAAGGGAGTGTTACCAGGCCATTCTAGCCTCAAAAGAGAACCACGCATGGATAATCAAAGATAAATCCCCAGAGATCGTAGAGAAGCTAGAAACAATAGAATTGGTCGAGGGAAGTCTGGCAAAGACGACCCAAGTAAGGATGAATCTAAGTACAAAGACGAAAGAAGGGATCATCAACTTCTTAAAAGATAACCTCGACGTATTTGCTTGGAGCCACGAGGATATGCTAGGGATCCCAGCAAACATCACCCAACACCACCTGAATGTAGACCCAGAGAAGAAGCCCATCTAGCAGAGACGAAGAGTTTTTGCCCCTGAACGAAACAAAGCAGTGATGGACGAAGTAAATAAGCTGCTTGCTGTAAATTTTATTCGAGAAGTCTACTATCTTGAGTGGTTGGCCAACGTTGTCATGGTCAAGAAGGCAAATGGgaaatggagaatgtgcgttGACTTCATGGATCTAAACCAAGCCTGCCCGAAGGATAGTTTTCCCTTACCCAGAATTGATCAGCTAGTAGATTCAACCGCCGGACATAAACTTCTCACTTTCATGGATGCATTTTCTGGGTATAACCAGATACAAATGGCTGAGgaagatcaagaaaaaactACTTTCATCACTAGCCAAGGACTCTATTGCTACAGGGTcatgccctttggtttgaagaatgcaggggccaCATATCAAAGATTGGTAAATCAAATGTTCAAAAAACAGATTGGGAGAAATGTGGAGGTATACGTTgatgatatgctcgtcaagagcaaaAAGGAAGAGGATCATTTGGACGATCTTAAGGAGACGTTTAACACACTCAGGCAGTACAACATGAAGTTAAACCCATCCAAATGTGCCCTTAGGGTTTCctcagggaaattccttgggTTTATGGTATCGCGAAGAGGAATTGAAGCGAATCCTGAAAAAGTGAGGGCTATCCTCGAGATGTCCTCACCAAAGACGATCAAAGAAGTACAATCACTCACAGGAAGAGTGGCAACCCTCAATAGGTTCGTTTCCAAGGCAACAGACAAATGCCTTCCTTTCTTCAAGACTTTAAAGAAAGCatttgtttggatggaggaatgCGAGATAGCCTTTCAAGAATTGAAGCGCTACCTGAGCAACCCCCCACTCTTGAGTCCGTCCAAGGAAGGTGAAGACTTATTCTTATACTTGGCAGTATTTGTCACGGCAGTTAGTGCAACTTTGATTAGAAAAGAGAACAAGATACAACTCCCTGTGTACTATGTCAGCCAGGCCTTCCAGGGTGCTAAAGCTTGATATCCGCACATAGAGAAGATCACCTTCGCCCTAATAGTGGCTTCAAGAAAACTTTGTCCCTACTTCCAAGGTAATCCTATCATAGTAATGACGGACCAACCCATAAAAATAGCAATGAGCAAACCCGAGGCTGTGGGATGAATGGTACAATGGGCTATTGAATTCAGCCAGTTTGATATAGAATACCGCTCAAGGACGGCTATAAAAGCTCAGGCGTTAGTAGATTTCATAGTAGAATTCATCGTCCCCGAGCATGCAGGCGACCAGGAAGACCTTTGGACGGTCAATATAGATGGATTGTCTACTTAGAGAGGAGGCGGGGCGAGTGTCGTTATCATCTCCCCTGAAGAGGACATTCTCAAGTATGGGGTCCAGCTCAAATTCCCTATAACTAATAACGAAGTGGAGTATGAGGCTTTATTGACAGGGCTAAGAATAGCTCGGGCACTTGAAGCTGAAAATATCATGCTTAAGAGCGACTCAAAGCTCGTGATAGAGCAAGTTAGAGGAGATTATGAAGCAAAAGAGACAAGaatgcagaaatacctcaaaTTGACAAATCAGTTGGCAAGTAATTTTCATCGCCCAGAGTTTGTTTGGATCCCACGGGATCAGAATGCAGAAGCTGACGAAGTGGCACGGAATGCGTCAGCAGATGACCAGGACAAGATAAATGATTGGAGACTGGAAGAACCAAACTCTCCTAGCATCAAAGAGTTTCAAACTTTCCCTGTGCACACTTACTCAGGATGGACGAGTCCAATTTTGTCATTCCTTAGAGATTTACCACCAAATCCTGAAGAAGCAAAGAAGATCCAAAAGCGAGCTGCTCGGTTCACAGTACTAAACGACGAGCTTTACAAAAGGGGCTTCTCCCAGCCCTACTTGAGATGTATAGAAGAGGAAGAGGCCAGATATGTCCTGGAGGAGGTACACAGGGGAGTTTGCGAAGATCATGTGGGGCCAAAGTCCTTTGTCAGGAAGATCATGAGGGCAGGTTACTTTTGGCCCATGATGCAGCAAGACGCAGTAGATTTCGTGAAGAGATGTGACAGTTGCCAAAGGTATGGAAACGTTCAACGAGTCCCAGGGGGAAAAATGACGACCATTTCCTTGCCCTGGCCAATTGCACAGTGGGGGATCGACATTATGGGCCCCCTACCATAGGGAAAGAGATAGATGAAGTTCCTACTCGCAATCGACTACTTCACGAAGTGGGTCGAAGCGGAAGCTCTTGCAACAATCATCGAGGCaaaggtacaaaattttgtatggaaaaatattgtttgcagGTTCAGGATACCAAGGACGATCATCTCAGACAATGGTCGTCAGTTCGATAGTCATGGGTTCAGGTCATTCTGCTCGAGCCTAGgtatcaaaaacaaatactcATCACCAGGACATCCTCAGGCCAATGGACAGACAAAAGTAACCAACCGAAccttgctcaagattatcaagttTCGGTTAG encodes:
- the LOC126707068 gene encoding uncharacterized protein LOC126707068; this encodes MLKSDSKLVIEQVRGDYEAKETRMQKYLKLTNQLASNFHRPEFVWIPRDQNAEADEVARNASADDQDKINDWRLEEPNSPSIKEFQTFPVHTYSGWTSPILSFLRDLPPNPEEAKKIQKRAARFTVLNDELYKRGFSQPYLRCIEEEEARYVLEEVHRGVCEDHVGPKSFVRKIMRAGYFWPMMQQDAVDFVKRCDSCQRFRIPRTIISDNGRQFDSHGFRSFCSSLGIKNKYSSPGHPQANGQTKVTNRTLLKIIKFRLVGAKGAWLKELPSVLWAYRMTTRTPTGETPFNLTYNTETVILVEVGLTSLRREFFDEQCNDDQLRLNLDYLDEVRNQASQRMSKY